One segment of Palaemon carinicauda isolate YSFRI2023 chromosome 35, ASM3689809v2, whole genome shotgun sequence DNA contains the following:
- the LOC137627377 gene encoding protein takeout-like — MASASQLRKCRVGKKVALNDCLKQTLEDLRPSLRTGIPELNLPRLEPMQVPNLVFQQRDGGVTIESTFTDLTVTGLSQFTTTLIDADPVTNTFRVGLNIPQLKIVGTYNLNGRVFILPIIGDGPFNALLNDVIVSGQGNVRVHRSASGTEHLRISGTAIDFTIHRLNIKLDNLFNGDPILGQTVNLFVNQNSQEILRDVKPEVTRQLGELVEKVMNDALSQLPVDAFLITN, encoded by the exons CCTCACAATTACGGAAATGCCGAGTCGGGAAGAAAGTGGCTCTTAATGATTGTCTCAAACAGACGCTAGAGGACCTGAGACCCAGCCTACGCACAG GAATCCCGGAGCTGAACCTTCCTCGCCTGGAGCCCATGCAGGTCCCAAACTTAGTCTTCCAACAACGCGACGGCGGTGTCACTATTGAGTCGACCTTCACGGATCTGACAGTTACAGGACTGTCTCAGTTCACCACTACATTGataga CGCCGACCCAGTGACCAACACCTTCAGAGTAGGCCTCAACATCCCTCAGTTGAAAATCGTCGGGACCTACAATTTGAACGGCAGAGTTTTCATCTTGCCCATCATTGGTGACGGACCATTTAACGCCCTCCTTA ACGACGTCATAGTTTCCGGCCAAGGGAACGTAAGAGTGCACCGCTCAGCCTCCGGCACAGAACATCTCCGGATCTCTGGAACTGCAATCGACTTCACCATCCACAGACTCAACATCAAGTTGGATAACCTCTTCAATGGAGATCCAATTCTGG GCCAGACGGTGAACCTCTTCGTGAACCAGAACAGCCAAGAAATTCTTAGAGATGTCAAACCTGAAGTGACCAGACAACTGGGTGAACTGGTCGAAAAAGTCATGAACGATGCCTTGTCTCAGCTTCCTGTCGACGCCTTCTTGATCACAAATTAA